The proteins below come from a single Miscanthus floridulus cultivar M001 chromosome 1, ASM1932011v1, whole genome shotgun sequence genomic window:
- the LOC136453154 gene encoding amino acid permease 3-like, protein MDVVRSNLDGAKVAFYGMIQYANLVGVAIGYTIASSISMKAIRRARCFHTHGHAKPCSSSSIPYMIVFGTVQIIFSQISDFNQISWLSIVVVIMSFTYSSIGLSLSIAQTISNGGKGSLTGISIGASVTSTQKVWHSLQAFDDIAFAYSFSNILIEIQDTIKAPPPSKSKVMQKATRLSVVTTTIFYMLCGCMGYVAFGDTVSDNLLMGFGFYEPF, encoded by the exons ATGGACGTCGTGCGCTCCAACCTCGACGGCGCAAAAGTCGCGTTCTACGGCATGATCCAGTACGCTAACCTCGTTGGCGTCGCCATCGGGTACACCATTGCGTCGTCCATCAGCATGAAGGCCATCAGGAGGGCTAGATGCTTCCACACCCATGGGCATGCTAAACCGTGTAGCAGCTCTAGCATCCCATACATGATTGTCTTTGGCACCGTGCAGATCATCTTCTCGCAGATATCGGACTTCAATCAGATTTCATGGCTCTCCATCGTCGTTGTCATCATGTCCTTCACCTATTCTTCCATCGGACTCTCCCTCAGCATTGCACAGACCATCT CTAATGGTGGGAAGGGAAGCCTGACCGGCATCAGCATCGGTGCCAGCGTCACCTCCACACAGAAGGTCTGGCACAGCCTACAGGCCTTCGATGATATTGCCTTTGCCTACTCCTTCTCCAACATCCTCATCGAAATCCAA GACACGATCAAGGCCCCGCCACCGTCGAAGTCGAAGGTGATGCAGAAGGCGACGCGTCTTAGCGTGGTGACCACGACCATCTTCTACATGCTGTGCGGGTGCATGGGGTACGTAGCGTTCGGCGACACCGTGTCGGACAACCTCCTCATGGGATTCGGCTTCTACGAGCCCTTCTAG